From Senegalia massiliensis, a single genomic window includes:
- the feoB gene encoding ferrous iron transport protein B — protein MKIALTGNPNSGKTTMFNAITGRIEHVGNWAGVTVEKKEGNIKKNLNNTGADIIAVDLPGAYSMSPFTSEETITRNFVKNENPDVIINIVDATNLSRSLFFTTQLMELDIPVVVALNKSDINERKNTKIDVEALSKYLGCPIVKTISTQSKNNNLDTLISKAMEVKGTKQKAPFKYKYIDLKDAEAVKESDKERYNFVKNIVKEVEIRKIDSNKQTKQDAIDRILAHKWIGLPIFALIMWAVFSISQEHLGPLVADTLVGWIDGLYVSVEGILGENVSPILSSLLLDGIIGGVGAVVGFLPLIMVLFFLLALLEDCGYMARVAVLMDRFFKKVGLSGKSIIPMVIGTGCAIPGIMATRTIKNKRQRRTTAMLTPFMPCGAKLPVIALFAGVFFGNSAWIGTSMYFMGILIIIISALIVVRITGEKNKRSFFIMELPEYKFPSIKRGIISMFSRAKAFIIKAGTIILLCNATVQIMQTFNWRFEVVAKGTENTSILASIASPFALILIPLGFGTWQLAAAAITGFIAKENVVGTLAVVYSITNFIDTEEFALISGAEDVASVMGLTSVAALSYLVFNLFTPPCFAAIGAMNSEMEDNRWLWGGIAFQFGMGYSVAFFTYQVGTLFTTGSLGAGFIPGAIVVGLMIGCLAYLVKKGNKKAALKLQEAV, from the coding sequence ATGAAAATAGCATTAACAGGTAATCCTAATAGTGGTAAAACAACTATGTTTAACGCTATTACGGGAAGAATTGAACATGTAGGAAATTGGGCAGGAGTTACCGTTGAAAAAAAAGAAGGTAATATTAAAAAGAATTTAAATAATACAGGGGCAGATATTATAGCAGTAGATTTGCCAGGTGCTTATTCTATGTCACCTTTTACATCAGAAGAAACTATTACACGTAATTTTGTTAAAAATGAAAATCCTGATGTAATAATTAATATTGTAGATGCTACAAATTTAAGTAGAAGTTTATTTTTTACAACTCAACTAATGGAATTAGATATTCCTGTAGTGGTAGCTCTAAACAAAAGTGATATAAATGAAAGAAAAAATACAAAGATTGATGTAGAAGCATTAAGTAAATATTTAGGTTGTCCTATAGTAAAGACTATATCAACTCAATCTAAAAATAATAATTTAGATACTTTAATTTCTAAAGCTATGGAGGTTAAAGGGACTAAACAAAAGGCTCCTTTTAAATATAAATATATTGATCTGAAAGATGCTGAAGCTGTTAAAGAATCTGATAAAGAACGCTATAATTTTGTGAAAAATATTGTTAAAGAGGTTGAGATAAGAAAAATAGATAGCAACAAACAAACCAAGCAGGATGCTATAGATAGAATTTTAGCACATAAATGGATTGGATTACCGATTTTTGCACTTATTATGTGGGCGGTATTTTCAATTTCTCAAGAGCATTTAGGACCATTAGTGGCAGATACACTTGTAGGATGGATTGATGGACTATATGTGTCAGTAGAAGGTATATTAGGCGAAAATGTATCACCAATTCTTAGCTCATTACTTTTAGATGGTATTATTGGTGGAGTAGGTGCTGTAGTCGGATTTTTACCACTTATAATGGTATTATTTTTCTTATTAGCATTACTTGAAGATTGTGGTTACATGGCACGTGTTGCAGTACTTATGGATCGTTTCTTTAAAAAGGTTGGTTTATCAGGTAAATCTATTATTCCTATGGTGATAGGTACAGGTTGTGCTATTCCTGGTATTATGGCAACTAGAACTATAAAAAATAAAAGACAAAGAAGAACTACTGCAATGTTAACTCCTTTTATGCCATGTGGTGCAAAATTACCTGTCATTGCATTATTTGCTGGAGTATTTTTTGGAAATTCAGCATGGATTGGTACATCTATGTATTTCATGGGAATTCTAATTATAATTATTAGCGCTTTAATTGTAGTAAGAATTACTGGAGAAAAAAATAAAAGATCATTCTTCATTATGGAGTTACCAGAATATAAATTTCCAAGTATTAAAAGAGGTATTATTTCAATGTTTTCTCGTGCAAAAGCATTTATTATAAAAGCAGGTACAATTATACTTCTTTGTAACGCAACAGTACAAATTATGCAAACATTTAATTGGAGATTTGAAGTAGTAGCTAAAGGTACAGAAAATACAAGTATATTAGCTAGTATTGCTTCACCATTTGCTTTAATTCTTATTCCATTAGGCTTTGGTACGTGGCAGTTAGCTGCAGCAGCAATTACTGGATTTATTGCAAAGGAAAATGTAGTTGGTACTTTAGCAGTAGTTTATTCAATAACAAATTTCATAGATACTGAAGAGTTTGCATTAATATCAGGAGCTGAAGATGTTGCAAGTGTTATGGGATTAACTTCAGTTGCAGCATTATCTTATCTTGTATTTAACTTATTTACCCCTCCATGCTTTGCTGCTATTGGTGCTATGAATTCAGAAATGGAAGATAATAGGTGGCTTTGGGGTGGCATTGCATTCCAATTTGGGATGGGTTATTCAGTAGCTTTCTTTACTTATCAAGTAGGAACATTATTCACAACAGGTTCTTTAGGGGCTGGATTTATTCCAGGTGCTATTGTTGTTGGACTTATGATAGGTTGTCTGGCATACCTTGTTAAAAAAGGTAATAAAAAAGCAGCACTTAAATTACAGGAGGCGGTATAG
- a CDS encoding CPBP family intramembrane glutamic endopeptidase — translation MYDKKLSLIEVFFVIICLILIFLFHTNFILTCILSLLALIIFKNQLINYKSDIKKEKNFLYAFIFIYLVYIGIQLFSYGINTDNYTLNQLRLLFQLPLTMTILLGYLFKVRLSDFNWSITPKSFFIVVSIFILLELVTIINSLTEINTISYYIKNFIQKLYYPSIVEEVLFRGFFLSGLLAFEIREDKANIIQSVIFGLTHILGYNEISVIIVLSTCIQTYIGFLFGKIYIQTKSLTPCILLHALIDTI, via the coding sequence ATGTATGATAAAAAGTTATCATTAATAGAAGTGTTTTTTGTTATTATATGTCTAATTTTGATTTTTTTATTTCATACAAATTTTATATTAACATGTATACTTTCTTTACTAGCATTAATTATTTTTAAAAATCAATTAATAAATTACAAAAGTGATATCAAAAAAGAAAAAAACTTTTTGTATGCATTTATTTTTATTTATTTAGTATATATTGGTATTCAACTTTTTAGTTATGGTATAAATACAGATAATTATACACTTAATCAATTGAGATTACTATTCCAATTACCATTGACAATGACTATTTTACTAGGTTATTTATTCAAAGTAAGACTAAGTGATTTTAACTGGAGTATAACTCCTAAAAGTTTTTTTATAGTTGTATCTATATTTATTTTGTTAGAACTGGTAACTATTATTAACTCTTTAACAGAGATTAACACAATTAGTTATTATATAAAAAATTTCATACAAAAATTATATTATCCAAGTATAGTAGAGGAAGTACTTTTCAGAGGATTTTTTTTAAGTGGATTACTTGCATTTGAAATAAGAGAAGATAAAGCCAACATAATTCAATCTGTTATTTTTGGTTTGACTCATATTTTAGGTTATAATGAAATCTCTGTAATTATTGTTCTATCTACTTGTATTCAAACATACATAGGATTTTTATTTGGCAAAATATATATTCAAACAAAGTCATTAACACCATGCATATTACTACATGCACTTATAGATACAATTTAG
- a CDS encoding aldo/keto reductase yields MLYRRFGKTNEMVSILGFGCMRFPLLLGGDSSEIDEEKSIKMVRYAIDNGLNYLDTAYPYHGNGMSDKGKSEPFVAKVIKDGYREKVKIATKLPTWLIETREDMNKYLNEQLERLEIDSIDFYLLHALNKEVWEKLKSLGVDEFLDSAIKKGKIKYAGFSYHDKQEYFNEIIDYYDFSFCQIQFNYLDEDYQAGLKGLKYAYEKDLGIVIMEPLRGGKLSDNLPIEVIELFNNEDGNKTPAEWALRWVWNHPEVSILLSGMSTMEQVIENINIAKDAEFNSLLKTELNTIEKVKDIYKSRIRVNCTACGYCMPCPQGVDIPKNFSIYNNYYVFEEDNGYEKLKEKSASNCIECKICDTHCPQSIEISKELKNVRELFEM; encoded by the coding sequence TTGTTATATAGAAGATTTGGGAAAACTAATGAAATGGTATCTATTCTTGGTTTTGGATGTATGAGATTTCCACTTTTACTTGGTGGAGATTCATCTGAAATAGATGAAGAAAAATCTATAAAGATGGTAAGGTATGCAATAGATAACGGATTAAATTATCTTGATACAGCTTATCCCTATCATGGTAATGGTATGAGTGATAAAGGTAAAAGTGAACCTTTTGTTGCAAAAGTAATAAAAGACGGTTATAGAGAAAAAGTAAAGATAGCTACAAAATTACCTACATGGCTTATTGAAACTAGAGAAGATATGAATAAATATTTAAATGAGCAATTAGAAAGACTTGAAATAGATTCTATAGATTTTTATTTGTTACATGCTTTAAATAAAGAAGTTTGGGAAAAATTAAAATCTCTTGGCGTAGATGAATTTTTGGATAGTGCTATAAAGAAAGGTAAGATTAAATATGCTGGATTTTCTTATCATGATAAACAAGAATATTTTAATGAAATTATAGACTATTATGATTTTTCTTTTTGTCAAATACAATTTAATTATTTGGATGAAGATTATCAAGCTGGACTTAAAGGTTTAAAATATGCATATGAAAAAGATCTTGGAATAGTTATTATGGAGCCTTTAAGAGGAGGAAAGCTTTCAGATAATCTACCTATAGAAGTAATAGAACTATTTAATAATGAAGATGGTAATAAAACACCTGCTGAATGGGCATTAAGATGGGTTTGGAATCATCCCGAAGTTTCAATATTACTTAGTGGAATGAGTACAATGGAACAAGTAATAGAAAATATAAATATAGCTAAAGATGCAGAATTTAACTCACTATTAAAAACAGAATTAAATACTATTGAAAAAGTAAAAGATATTTATAAAAGTAGAATTAGAGTAAATTGTACAGCATGTGGTTATTGTATGCCATGTCCACAAGGAGTAGATATTCCTAAGAATTTTAGTATATATAATAATTATTATGTATTTGAAGAAGATAACGGATATGAAAAGTTAAAAGAAAAAAGCGCTTCAAATTGTATAGAATGTAAAATTTGTGATACGCATTGTCCTCAATCTATAGAAATAAGTAAAGAACTTAAAAATGTAAGAGAGTTGTTTGAAATGTAA
- the ftcD gene encoding glutamate formimidoyltransferase: protein MKVLLAEVNISEGTDLEKVQKVKEALMENGDLELIDQNSDKDHNRSVFTYKGDPKAVLEGTKRLSKKALELIDMTEHKGSHPRMGAIDVVPFIPVKNVSKEEAVEIAKEYGKYLGSLGVPVYYYEDAATRDDRKSLVKIRKGQYEAFEEKMKDENWAPDEGPFEFNPKAGATVTGVRFALIAFNVNIDTEDKEVAKKVVKAIRGAKGGYKHVRAIALDIPEKKQVQISMNLTNYEETPIHRVYETIKSELSRYNVNVVSTELVGPVPAYALKELLQFYIKLNDDFEVEQIYM from the coding sequence ATGAAAGTATTACTTGCAGAAGTAAATATTAGTGAAGGTACAGATTTAGAAAAAGTACAAAAAGTAAAAGAAGCTTTAATGGAAAATGGGGATTTAGAACTAATTGATCAAAACTCTGATAAAGATCATAATAGAAGTGTTTTCACTTATAAAGGTGATCCTAAGGCAGTTTTAGAAGGTACAAAAAGATTATCAAAAAAAGCTCTTGAGTTAATTGATATGACTGAACACAAAGGTAGTCATCCAAGAATGGGAGCTATAGATGTAGTACCATTTATACCTGTAAAAAATGTATCAAAGGAAGAAGCAGTAGAAATAGCTAAGGAATATGGAAAATATTTAGGTAGTCTTGGAGTACCTGTATATTATTATGAAGATGCAGCTACAAGAGATGATAGAAAGAGTTTAGTTAAAATTAGAAAAGGTCAATATGAAGCATTTGAAGAAAAAATGAAGGATGAAAACTGGGCTCCAGATGAAGGTCCATTTGAGTTTAATCCAAAAGCAGGAGCAACTGTTACAGGTGTAAGATTTGCCCTTATAGCTTTTAATGTAAATATAGATACAGAAGATAAAGAAGTTGCAAAGAAAGTAGTTAAAGCTATTCGTGGTGCTAAGGGTGGTTATAAGCATGTAAGAGCTATAGCGCTAGATATACCTGAGAAAAAACAAGTTCAAATTTCAATGAATCTTACTAATTATGAGGAAACACCTATCCATAGAGTTTATGAAACTATTAAATCAGAACTATCTAGATATAATGTAAATGTAGTTAGTACTGAATTAGTAGGGCCAGTACCTGCATATGCTTTAAAAGAATTACTTCAATTCTATATTAAATTAAATGATGATTTTGAAGTAGAACAAATCTATATGTAA
- a CDS encoding cytochrome c biogenesis CcdA family protein has translation MEYIDNFKGIIMNNSILAYFIMFFIGFVSSLNPHMLSMVPIFIGNVINDKNTTKRGIKVLIFSLIFALTLTILGVVVSLLGSSLHTLMRFSYILAGIIYLYMGSRLFGINIKDLIPIQIIVLRNSKDTFIEKIIKNIGMSLIFTPCSLPFVISILTLAMIKGSILYGGLILFSFGLGHSIIFFIFGISSKKLYSLTKKMKFQYIIYKILGLIIIIVGIYFFLIAFKTHI, from the coding sequence TTGGAGTATATAGATAATTTTAAAGGTATTATTATGAATAATTCAATATTAGCATATTTTATAATGTTTTTTATAGGATTTGTTTCTTCTTTAAATCCTCACATGTTATCTATGGTACCTATATTTATAGGTAATGTTATCAATGATAAAAACACTACAAAAAGAGGAATTAAAGTTTTAATATTTTCTCTTATATTTGCTTTAACCTTAACAATCCTAGGTGTGGTAGTTTCTTTGCTAGGGTCTAGTTTACATACTCTTATGAGATTTAGTTATATTTTAGCAGGTATTATATATTTATATATGGGATCTAGATTATTTGGAATTAATATAAAAGATTTAATTCCAATACAGATAATAGTATTACGTAATAGTAAAGATACTTTCATAGAGAAAATTATTAAAAATATAGGTATGTCACTAATATTTACACCTTGTAGTTTACCTTTTGTTATATCAATTTTAACACTAGCTATGATAAAAGGAAGTATATTATATGGAGGATTAATATTATTTAGCTTTGGATTAGGGCATAGTATCATCTTTTTTATATTTGGAATATCATCTAAAAAGCTATACTCATTAACAAAAAAAATGAAATTTCAATATATCATATATAAAATATTAGGATTAATTATAATAATTGTAGGAATATATTTTTTCTTAATAGCTTTTAAAACTCATATATAG
- a CDS encoding heavy-metal-associated domain-containing protein → MKKTLQLKGLSCENCAGHVKESLQNICGVKSVDVNLEKQQSRVKLDHDVEEIKFKEAIEKVGYEFLYVI, encoded by the coding sequence TTGAAAAAGACTTTACAATTAAAAGGATTATCTTGTGAAAATTGTGCAGGTCATGTCAAAGAATCATTACAAAATATATGTGGTGTGAAATCTGTAGATGTTAATTTAGAAAAACAACAATCTAGAGTTAAGCTTGATCATGATGTAGAAGAAATTAAATTTAAAGAAGCAATTGAAAAAGTAGGATATGAGTTTTTATATGTAATTTAG
- a CDS encoding ECF transporter S component translates to MSKNTIDNKIQNLTILGLLIALVAVSTMMIKIPVVSTEGYIHLGDSMIFLSAIIFGKKKGAIAGGIGSAMADLLLGYTHWIIPTLIIKGLMGYFVGLISNGESDNLINIRNSISLIFGALWMVFGYFVAGGIMKGSFLVAATSIPANSIQAFAGALIFIPIGIALKKTKYFNQYA, encoded by the coding sequence ATGAGCAAAAACACAATTGACAACAAAATTCAAAATTTAACAATCTTAGGACTTTTGATAGCATTAGTAGCTGTATCAACAATGATGATTAAAATTCCTGTAGTTTCAACGGAAGGCTATATTCATTTAGGAGATAGTATGATATTTTTATCAGCAATTATTTTTGGTAAAAAGAAAGGTGCTATTGCAGGAGGAATTGGCTCAGCTATGGCTGATTTACTTTTAGGTTATACTCATTGGATAATTCCGACTCTTATAATAAAAGGACTAATGGGATATTTTGTTGGCTTAATTTCTAATGGTGAAAGTGATAATTTGATAAATATTAGAAATAGTATTTCGTTAATATTTGGAGCTCTATGGATGGTGTTTGGATATTTTGTTGCTGGTGGTATTATGAAAGGAAGTTTTTTAGTTGCAGCAACCAGTATTCCTGCAAACTCTATTCAAGCATTTGCAGGAGCATTAATATTTATACCAATAGGAATTGCATTAAAAAAAACCAAATATTTTAATCAATATGCTTAG
- a CDS encoding FeoB-associated Cys-rich membrane protein, whose protein sequence is MTMGNIIVGLVILAILGLSIGKVVKEKKNGAKCIGCPHGGAKSNKNNCNCS, encoded by the coding sequence ATGACTATGGGAAATATAATAGTTGGGTTAGTGATATTAGCAATTCTCGGACTTTCCATTGGCAAAGTTGTTAAAGAAAAGAAAAATGGTGCTAAATGTATTGGTTGTCCTCATGGAGGAGCTAAGAGTAACAAAAATAACTGTAATTGTAGTTAA
- a CDS encoding Na+/H+ antiporter family protein, giving the protein MLTNPVLISVIVMVILSLIKVNILIALILAAITGGLISGMGLGETMTVLIEGMGGNAETALSYILLGALAFAIGKTGAAEILALKIGSVIKNKKVIFIFLIAGIACLSQNLIPVHIAFIPILIPPLITVMNKLKIDRRAVACALTFGLKAPYIMIPAGFGLIFHNIIRDSLIENGMDVVTGMVWKSMLLPGLGMVVGLFIAILISYRKPRNYEETEVMEADTDYTIDTNLNRSHIGAIVGAIAAFTIQITTGSLPLGAIVGLVIMLVFGAFKWNNMDDVITGGIGLMGFIAFVMLVASGYASVIRATGGVDSLVEASVSIMGGSKLISAFLMLLIGLVITMGIGTSFGTIPILAAIFVPIAIAMGFSPAATIALVGTAGALGDAGSPASDSTLGPTAGLNVDGQHDHIWDTSVPTFLHYNIPLLIMGTIAAVLL; this is encoded by the coding sequence ATGTTAACTAATCCAGTATTAATTTCAGTAATAGTAATGGTTATTCTTAGTTTAATAAAAGTGAATATATTAATAGCACTTATTTTAGCTGCCATAACTGGAGGATTAATTTCAGGAATGGGCTTAGGGGAAACAATGACAGTTTTAATAGAAGGTATGGGAGGAAATGCGGAAACTGCTTTATCCTATATTTTATTAGGTGCATTAGCATTTGCTATTGGAAAAACAGGTGCAGCAGAAATATTAGCTTTAAAAATTGGTTCAGTAATAAAAAACAAAAAGGTTATATTTATTTTTTTGATAGCGGGTATTGCATGTTTATCTCAAAATTTAATACCAGTTCATATAGCCTTTATACCAATATTAATTCCACCACTTATTACAGTGATGAATAAGCTAAAAATAGATAGAAGAGCTGTAGCATGTGCATTGACTTTTGGTCTTAAAGCACCTTATATTATGATACCAGCAGGCTTTGGTCTTATATTTCATAATATAATTAGAGACTCTTTAATAGAAAATGGTATGGATGTTGTGACAGGAATGGTTTGGAAATCAATGCTTTTACCAGGTCTTGGAATGGTAGTAGGACTATTTATAGCTATTTTAATTTCATATAGAAAACCTAGAAATTATGAAGAAACTGAAGTAATGGAAGCTGATACAGATTATACAATAGATACGAATTTGAACCGGTCTCATATAGGGGCAATTGTAGGAGCTATAGCTGCATTTACAATTCAGATAACTACAGGGTCTCTACCATTAGGAGCAATTGTAGGACTTGTAATAATGTTAGTTTTTGGAGCGTTTAAATGGAACAATATGGATGATGTTATAACAGGTGGAATAGGTCTTATGGGATTTATAGCTTTTGTTATGTTAGTTGCTTCAGGATATGCATCTGTTATAAGGGCTACAGGAGGGGTAGACTCTCTAGTTGAAGCAAGTGTAAGTATTATGGGAGGTAGCAAATTAATATCAGCATTTCTAATGTTATTAATAGGATTAGTAATAACAATGGGTATAGGGACTTCATTTGGAACTATTCCTATATTAGCAGCTATATTTGTACCAATTGCTATAGCTATGGGATTTAGTCCTGCAGCTACTATTGCTTTAGTAGGTACTGCTGGTGCTCTTGGAGATGCAGGATCTCCTGCTTCTGATAGTACACTTGGTCCAACAGCTGGATTAAATGTAGATGGACAACATGATCATATATGGGATACCTCTGTTCCAACATTTTTACATTATAATATACCACTATTAATAATGGGGACAATTGCAGCAGTTTTATTATAA
- the hutH gene encoding histidine ammonia-lyase, whose protein sequence is MTEILIDGQNLDLDMFIEVVRNNKKVKLSEQSIKNINNSRALVDRYVDEEKVVYGITTGFGKFSDVIISKQDTKKLQRNLIISHSCGVGEHFSEDVVRGIMLLRINALSKGYSGIRLSTVNTLLEMLNEGVHPVIPEQGSLGASGDLAPLAHMVLVMLGEGKAIYKGEELPGKLAMEKAGIQTIDLTSKEGLALINGTQVMTSVGALTIYDALNLSKLADISAALTNEALNGIIDAYDEKIHKARNHIGQINTGKNLLDLLNNSKMTTRQGEKRVQDAYSLRCTPQVHGASKDCFSYAKEKIELEMNAATDNPLIFTEEEQVISGGNFHGQPMAITFDFLGIGIAELANISERRLERLVNPALSEGLPAFLVKKGGLNSGFMIVQYSAASLVSENKVLAHPASVDSITSSANQEDHVSMGTISARHARDILNNSRKVIAMEMLAACQAIDLRGDTGLGAGSEIAYNIIREEIPTLTEDRIMNEDIERTEKILKNEKLISKVEEKIGRVL, encoded by the coding sequence ATGACAGAAATATTAATTGATGGTCAAAATCTAGATTTAGATATGTTTATTGAAGTTGTAAGAAATAATAAAAAGGTTAAATTGTCAGAACAATCTATAAAAAACATAAATAATTCAAGGGCGTTAGTAGATAGATATGTTGATGAAGAAAAAGTTGTATATGGTATAACTACAGGGTTTGGAAAATTTAGTGATGTAATTATATCAAAACAAGACACAAAAAAACTACAAAGAAACCTAATTATAAGTCATTCTTGTGGTGTTGGAGAACATTTTAGTGAAGATGTTGTAAGAGGTATAATGTTACTTAGAATTAATGCCCTTTCTAAAGGTTACTCAGGCATTAGATTATCAACTGTAAACACTTTATTAGAAATGTTAAATGAAGGAGTTCATCCTGTGATACCTGAGCAAGGTTCACTTGGTGCAAGTGGTGACTTAGCTCCTTTGGCTCATATGGTTCTTGTAATGCTTGGAGAAGGTAAAGCTATATATAAAGGTGAAGAATTACCTGGGAAATTAGCTATGGAAAAAGCAGGAATTCAAACTATAGATTTAACTTCCAAAGAAGGACTTGCACTTATTAATGGAACTCAAGTTATGACTTCAGTAGGTGCTTTAACAATATATGATGCTTTAAACTTAAGTAAATTAGCAGATATTTCTGCAGCATTAACAAATGAAGCTTTAAATGGGATAATAGATGCATATGATGAAAAAATACACAAAGCTAGAAATCATATTGGACAAATAAACACAGGAAAAAATCTTTTAGATCTATTAAATAATAGTAAAATGACTACTAGACAAGGAGAAAAAAGAGTACAAGATGCATATTCTTTAAGATGTACTCCACAAGTACATGGAGCTAGTAAAGATTGTTTTAGTTATGCTAAAGAAAAGATAGAACTTGAAATGAATGCAGCAACTGATAATCCTTTAATATTTACTGAAGAAGAGCAAGTAATATCTGGAGGTAATTTTCATGGTCAGCCTATGGCAATAACATTTGATTTTCTTGGAATTGGTATAGCAGAACTTGCTAATATATCTGAAAGAAGGCTTGAAAGACTCGTAAATCCTGCACTTAGTGAAGGACTTCCAGCGTTTCTAGTTAAAAAAGGTGGATTAAATTCTGGATTTATGATTGTACAATATTCTGCTGCTTCTTTAGTGTCAGAGAATAAAGTTTTAGCTCATCCTGCCAGTGTTGATTCTATTACATCTTCTGCAAATCAAGAAGATCATGTTTCTATGGGAACTATTTCGGCTAGGCATGCTAGAGATATACTAAATAATTCAAGAAAAGTTATAGCTATGGAAATGTTAGCTGCTTGTCAAGCTATTGATTTAAGAGGGGATACTGGATTAGGAGCTGGAAGTGAAATTGCTTATAATATAATTAGAGAAGAGATTCCTACTTTAACAGAAGATAGAATAATGAATGAAGATATAGAACGAACAGAAAAAATATTAAAAAATGAAAAACTAATTTCTAAAGTAGAAGAAAAAATTGGAAGAGTATTATAA
- a CDS encoding FeoA domain-containing protein — MTESLVSGIINRIYECREAKGDIVENLSKAKMNVEYTIKDIETDDEEMKDFLFTLGCYEGEKVTVISVLAENYVISVKDARYSIDLELAKVIIV; from the coding sequence ATGACTGAGAGTTTAGTTAGTGGAATTATAAATAGAATTTATGAATGTAGAGAGGCAAAAGGTGATATAGTGGAAAACTTATCTAAAGCTAAGATGAATGTAGAATATACAATAAAAGATATTGAAACAGATGATGAAGAGATGAAGGATTTTCTTTTTACCTTAGGTTGTTATGAAGGAGAAAAAGTAACTGTTATATCTGTGTTGGCAGAAAATTATGTTATATCTGTAAAAGATGCAAGATATAGCATTGACTTGGAACTTGCAAAAGTAATTATTGTATAA
- a CDS encoding metal-sensing transcriptional repressor — translation MNKFKKSKLINNLKTARGQLDAIIRMVEEDRHCIEISKQILAIQSILKKSNIKLIHQHTLEHIEEYTFLKADNDRLEEIFYIIEKYAK, via the coding sequence ATGAATAAATTTAAAAAGTCTAAACTAATAAATAATCTTAAAACGGCAAGAGGACAGTTAGATGCTATTATAAGAATGGTCGAAGAAGATAGACATTGTATAGAAATATCAAAGCAAATATTGGCTATTCAATCTATACTAAAAAAATCTAATATAAAATTAATTCATCAACATACTTTAGAACATATAGAAGAATATACTTTTCTAAAAGCTGATAATGATAGATTAGAAGAAATTTTTTATATTATAGAGAAATATGCTAAATAA